The nucleotide window CATCCGGGAATGGCGATCATGCGAGAGCAGGGCATCGTCGTCGGCGACACGGTCAACGAGCAGGTGGCTACCCGGATGAGGGTGCTCGCCGCCCCTGACCTCGAGGTGGTCGCCCTGCTGTCGCGCGGCAAGCTGCTGTACGGGGTGGTCGACGACGAGAATCAGCCACCAGGCTCACGCGACATACCTGACAACGAATTCCGCGTGGTGCTGGCCCGCCGCGGCCAACACTGGGTATCGGCGGTCCGGGTAGGCAACGACATCACCGTGGACGACGTCTCCGTCACTGACAGCGCATCGATCGCTGCGCTGGTGATCGATGGCCTCGAGTCCATTCACCACGCCGACGCCGCCGCGATCAACGCGGTCAACGTCCCGCTGGAGGAGATGCTGGAGGCAACCAAATCCTGGCAGGAATCTGGCTTCAATGTGTTCTCCGGTGGCGACCTACGGCGCATGGGTATCAGCGCTTCCACGGTGGCGGCACTTGGACAGGCCCTCTCGGATCCCGCCGCCGAAGTCGCGGTATATGCGCGGCAGTATCGCGACGACGCCAAGGGGCCCAGCGCGTCGGTGTTGTCGCTCAAAGACGGATCGGGGGGGCGGATTGCGCTATACCAGCAAGCACGGACAGCCGGTTCGGGGGAGGCCTGGCTGGCAATCTGTCCGGCCACCCCACAGCTGGTGCAAGTCGGGGTGAAGACGGTGCTGGACACGTTGCCATATGGCGAGTGGAAAACGCACAGCAGAGTTTGATAACCGCTTACGAAATCCGGAGTGCAACAAAGTTATTGAGCATAAAATGCGATCAAGATGCGAACGCGTCATACTGCTCTACAATCAGCAACAAAACTGAAAAGTAACATCAACCACAACCATTAGTCGCAAGGCGAGGCAAATGAATTTGGAGTTAGTCGAGCCGCAAATCAAAGCGGGCTACGGCGCCTCGGTGGCTACACCGACACAGCCCCGTATGCGGCTGCAGTCACCCGGCAACACATTCGCCACCGCAGGGGGTACAGGACGATGACCGCAGTAGTAGCTGACGCGCCTCAGTCTGATCTAGAGGGCGTATCGTCGCCGCGGGGAGTCGTCGTCGGCATCATGGCCGGCGAGGGTGTCCAGATTGGTGTGCTGCTCGACGCCAACGCTCCGGTTTCGGTGATGACCGACCCGCTGCTAAAGGTGGTCAACAGCCGACTCAAGGAACTCGGCGAGACACCGCTGGAAGCCACCGGGCGCGGCAGGTGGGCGCTATGTCTGGTCGATGGGTCGCCGTTGCGCGCCGCCCATTCACTAACTGAACAAGACGTCTACGACGGCGACCGGTTGTGGATCCGCTTCATTCCCGATAGCGAACATCGATCGCAGGTCATCGAGCACATCTCCACCGCGGTTGCCTCCAATCTCAGCAAGCGGTTCGCCTCAATCGACCCGATGGTTGCCGTGCAGGTCGGGGCCTCCATGGTGGCGACAGGCGTGATTCTTGCGTCGGGAGTGCTCGGCTGGTGGCGGTGGCACCACAACACGTGGTTGACCACGATCTTCGCCTCGGTGATCACCGTGATGGTGTTCACGGTGGCCATGTTGCTGTTGATGCGCGCGGAATCGGATGCCGATCGCCGTGTCGCCGATCTAATGCTTATGTGCGGTCTGGCCCCGCTGACCGTAGCGGCCGCGGCGGCACCGCCGGGACCGGTCGGGTCCCCGCAAGCTGTGTTGGGTTTCGGCGTCTTGACGGTCGGCGCCACCCTGGCGCTACGGTTCACCGGCCGTCGGCTGGGAATCTATACCGCAATCATCACCATCAGTGGGCTGACGACAATCGCCAGCCTGTCCCGGATGGTGGCTGCCACCAGCGCGGTCACGTTGTTTGCCAGCATGGTGCTGGTCTGCGTCGTGCTCTACCATGCCGCACCCGCCCTGTCGCGGCGGCTGTCAGGAATCCGGCTGCCGGTGTTCCCGTCGGCTACCAGTCGCTGGGTTTTCGAGGCTCGTCCAGATCTGCCCACCACAGTGGTGCGGTCCGGAGGCGGCCCGGCGACCCTGGAAGGGCCCGCGTCCGTGCGCGACGTGCTCTTGCAAGCCGAACGGGCCCGCTCGTTCTTGAGCGGCTTGCTTGTCGGGCTGGGTGTTCTGATGGTGGTGTCGCTGACTTCGCTGTGCAATCCACACACCCATGAGCGCTGGCTTCCGCTGATCCTTGCTGGATTCACCGCGGGTTTCCTGATGTTGCGCGGCCGTTCCTATGTCGACCGGTGGCAGGCGATCACGCTGGCGGGCACCGCCGTGATCATCGTCGCCGCCGTGGCCGTTCGGTATGCTCTGGTGTTGTCGTCACCGTTGTCCGTTTCGATTGTTGCGGCGCTCCTGGTGCTGCTGCCTGCAGCGGGCCTGACCGCCGCGGCCGTGGTGCCGAACACCATCTATAGCCCGTTGTTCCGTAAGTTCGTGGAATGGGTCGAATACCTCTGCCTGATGCCGATCTTCCCGCTGGCATTGTGGTTGATGAACGTCTATGCAGCGATTAGGTACCGCTAGCAGCAGGTCGCGGCGTGGTCGCGCGTTGAGCGCGACCTTCGCCGCGACCTTGCTTGCCTCGGGCGCATTAGCTGGTTTGCCGCCGGCCTACGCAATTTCGCCGCCGACAATCGATCTGGCGGCATTGCCGCCGGACGGTCCGCCCGGACCGGTCTCGCCGATGAAGCAGACCTCATACTGCACCGAGGTCGGGGTGATACCCGGCACCGATTTTCAGTTGCAGCCGAGATACATGGACATGCTCAACCTGAAAGAGGCGTGGCAATTTGGCCGCGGTGCTGGTGTGAAAGTCGCAGTCATCGACACCGGTGTGACGCCGCACCCGAGATTCCCGCACCTGATCCCCGGCGGTGACTATGTGATGGCCGGCGGTGACGGGTTACAGGATTGCGACGCGCACGGCACCATCGTGGCGTCGATGATCGGCGCCGCCCCGGCCAGCGGGGCGTTGCCCCCGCCGGCGGTACCGCGTCGGCCGGTGACCATTCCCACGACGGAGAAGCCACCGCCGCCCCAGACCGTGACGCTGTCACCGGTACCGCCGCAAACGGTGACGGTGGTTCCGGCGCCACCGCCGGAGGAAGGGGCTCCGCCGGGCGAGCCGGCACCTGGTCCATTGCCGCCGCCGGCTCCCGGTCCGGCTCCCTCGGGTCACCGCGGCGGCGGCACGGTGACGATACCCAGTTACTCCGGTGGCCGGCAGGTGATCGGCGTCGATCACCCCGGCACTCCCCGCCCGCTCGAGCCGACACCCGCACCGGCGCCCGATGCGTTCAGCGGCATTGCACCGGATGTCGAATTGATTTCCATCCGCCAAACAAGCCAGGCGTTCGGACTGAAGGACCCGTACACCGGCGACGAGGATCCCCAGACACAGCAAAAGATCGACAACGTCCAGACGATGGCACGCGCGATCGTGCATGCTGCCAACATGGGAGCTCAGGTAATCAACATCTCGGATGTGACGTGCATGAGCGCCCGCAATGTGATCGACCAGAACGCGTTGGGCGCCGCGATCCACTATGCGGCCGTCGACAAGAACGTGGTGATTGTGGCGGCGGCCGGCGACAGCAGCAAGAAGGATTGCAAGCAAAACCCGATCTTTGACCCGTTGGCGCCCGACGACCCTCGTGACTGGAATGCGGTCACCACGGTGGTTACTCCCTCGTGGTTCCACGACTATGTACTCACCGTCGGCGCGGTCGACTCTGATGGTCAACCGATGAGCAAGATGAGTATCGCGGGGCCGTGGGTGTCGATCTCCGCGCCGGGCACCGACGTCATCGGGCTGTCGCCTCGCGACGACGGCTTGATCAACGCGATCGACGGTCCAGACAACACGTTGTTGGTGCCGGCCGGGACTAGCTTCTCGGCCGCGATAGTGTCCGGTGTGGTTGCCCTTGTCCGGGCCAAGTTCCCCGAGCTGTCGGCATATCAGATCAAGAATCGGTTGATTCACACTGCCAGGCCGCCCGCCCGGGGAGTGGACAACCAGGTCGGCTACGGTGTGGTGGACCCGGTGGCCGCACTGACATGGGATGTGCCCGAAGGACCGGTCAAACCACCGAAGCAATTGTCGGCACCGCTGGAGCTGCCGAAGCCGCCCGCGGAGCGCAATATGGTGCCAATATGGGTGGCTGCCGGTGGATTAACCGGAGCACTACTGATAGGCGGTGCGGTGTTCGGTACTGCAACACTGATGCGGAGATCACGGAAGCGGCGATGAAAGCTCAGAGTAGGTTCGGGTTGGCTTTGTCGTGGCCGCGGTTAACGACAGTCTTCTTGGTTGACGTTCTCATCTTGATTGTGGCCAGCCATTGTCCGGCATCCTGGCAGGGCGAGAAGCACATCGCCTGGTGGGTTGGGGTGGGACTGGCGGTGTTGGTGACCTTGTTGTCGGTCGTCACCTATCACGGCATCACGGTGATCTCCGGCGTTGCCGCGTGGCTTTGGGATTGGTCTGCCGACCCCGGCACTGCGTTGGGTGCCGGCTGTACGCCGGCGGCCGACCATCAACGCCGCTTCGGCCGGGACACGGTCGGGGTCCGCGAGTATCAGGGCCGGTTGGTCGCGGTGATCGCCGTCGACGGCGGTGAAGGCGACCAGTCCGGCCGACACCGGCACCGAATGTCGGCGACGGCGGTGGTGCCGGTGGCCACGGTCGCCGATAGCTTGCGTCAATTCGATATTGAGCTGGATAGCGTCGAAATCGTGTCGGTAGAGGTGCGTGGCGGCGTCGAGGCCGCCAGGGCATCGGCATCACTGGAGGAGTGGGGCCCCGAGGAGTGGGGAGTGGTGGGTGATCAACCCGCTGCCAACCGGCGCCGAACCTGGTTGGTGTTGCGGATGAATCCGCAGCGCAATGTGGCCGCGATAGCGTGTCGCGATTCGTTGGCCGCGACGTTGGTGACTGCGACCGAACGGCTGGCTCAGGACCTGGACGGTCAGAGTTGTGCTGCCCGGCCACTAACCGCTGATGAGTTCGCCGACGTTGATAGTGCGGTACTTGCGGAGCTGGAACCCACCTGGAGTCGTCCAGGTTGGCGTCATCTCAAGCATTTCAATGGTTATGCGACCAGCTTCTGGGTAACGCCATCGAACATCGATTCGGGAACCATCGATCAGTTGTGGTTGTCGGATGCCTCCGAAGTTAGCGCCACCGTGGTCACGGTGCGGCTGACCACTCGGGCGGGGCGACCGCAAGTATCGGCGTGGGTGCGCTACCACAGCGACGAACGCCTACCCAAGGAGCTAACCGCTGGCCTCAACCGCCTCACCGGGCGCCAGTTGGCAGCGGTACGGGCAAGTCTGCCGGCTCCGGCGACCCGCCCCCAATTGGTCGTCCCCGCTCGCGATCTGAGAGATCACGAGGAGCTGGAACTGCCCGTGGGTCCGATACAGGAGCACACAACAAGCTCGCCAGCAGGGCCATGACCCGCGCGCAGTCAGCTGCCGACGACGCCCGCAACGCGATGGTCGCCGGTCTTCTGGCATCGGGCATCTCGGTCAACGGCCTGCAGCCCAGCCACAATCCGCAGGTGGCGGCACAAATGTTCACCACCGCAACCAAGCTGGATCCCGGGATGTGCGATGCGTGGCTGGCGCGGATACTGGCCGGTGACCAAAGCATCGAGGTACTCGCCGGCGCGTGGGCTGCGGTACGAACTTTCGGTTGGGAAACACGCCGCCTCGGTGTCACCGACCTGCAGTTCCGCCCCGAGGTGTCCGACGGGCTGTTTCTGCGTCTCGCGGTGACCAGTGTGGATTCATTGGCCTGTGCCTACGCGGCGGTGCTCGCCGAGGCCAAGCGCTACCAAGAAGCGTCTGACCTGCTCGACACCACCGATCCCCGGCATCCGTTCGATGCCGAGCTGGTGAGCTATGTGCGAGGTGTGCTGTACTTCCGCACCAAACGCTGGCCCGATGTGCTTGCCCAATTCCCGGAGGCCACGCCGTGGCGTCACCCAGAGCTCAAGGCCGCGGGCGCGGCGATGGCGACCACGGCACTGGCATCGCTTGGAGTCTTCGAAGAGGCCTTCCGGCGGGCACAGGAAGCCATCGAAGGAGATCGGGTCCCGGGCGCGGCCAATATCGCGCTCTACACCCAGGGCATGTGCCTGCGGCATGTCGGCCGCGAGGAGGAAGCCGTCGAACTGTTGCGCCGCGTGTATTCGCGCGATGCCAAGTTCACGCCGGCCCGCGAGGCGCTCGACAACCCCAACTACCGGCTGGTCCTGACCGACCCGGAAACCATTGAGGCCCGAAAAGATCCCTGGGATCCAGATAGCGCGCCTACCCGGGCCCAGACGGAAGCCGCTCGCCATGCCGAGATGGCCGCAAAATACTTGGCGGAGGGGGACGCCGAACTCAATGCGATGCTCGGCATGGAGCAGGCCAAAAAGGAAATCAAACTCATCAAGTCGACCACCAAGGTAAATTTGGCGCGCGCCAAAATGGGACTCCCCGTTCCGGTGACATCCCGGCACACCTTGTTGCTTGGCCCTCCCGGCACCGGGAAGACTTCGGTTGCAAGGGCATTCACCAAGCAACTGTGCGGTCTGACCGTGCTACGCAAGCCGCTGGTGGTGGAGACCAGCCGCACCAAGCTGTTGGGCCGGTACATGGCCGATGCGGAGAAGAACACCGAGGAAATGCTTGAGGGCGCGCTGGGCGGCGCTGTCTTCTTCGATGAGATGCACACCCTGCACGAGAAGGGCTATTCCCAGGGCGACCCGTACGGCAATGCGATCATCAACACCCTGCTGCTGTACATGGAGAACCATCGCGACGAGCTGGTCGTGTTCGGCGCGGGCTATGCCAAGGCAATGGAAAAGATGCTCGAGGTGAATCAGGGCCTGCGACGGCGCTTTTCGACGGTGATCGAGTTCTTCAGCTACACGCCGGAGGAGCTGATCGCGCTGACCCGGTTGATGGGCCAGGAGAACGAAGACGTCATCACCGACGAGTCCGCGCAAGTGCTATTCCCGTCGTACACCAGGTTCTACAACGATCAGAGCTATTCCGAGGATGGCGATCTGATCCGGGGCATCGACATGCTGGGCAACGCCGGGTTTGTGCGAAACGTCGTCGAAAAGGCGCGGGATCATCGCAGTTTCCGCCTCGACGACGAGGATCTCGACGATGTGCTGAACAGCGAGCTGACCGAATTCAGTGAGATCCAAATGCGCCGCTTCCGAGAACTCACTCGCGAGGACCTTGCCGAAGGCCTTGGTGCCGCAGTGGCGGAGAAGAAGACGAGCTAGATCTCGTCTTTGCCGAAGACCGGCACAGCTAACCCGCGGCGGTCATGCTTCTCGGGAATCGACGACCGCAGCCGTACCTGCCGCTTTCCCGGTCGCTATCCCCGCGAGTCGCGTTGACCGTGGATTGGTCCCCGGTGCACCATGACGCTGGAAGCCCCTCCCCGCTGACATTTACTACCCGGAAGTGGCCTTGACATCGGAATCGACCTCGAACGTCGCAGGACCCTCACGGTTGAGATGGCTCGCGCGGGTCGCGGATTGAGGCTAACCGACCTCGCTCGGCGCCGTCGCCGGATACGCTGTGTCATGCCAAAGCATGCAGGCCGTGCGCTATCGCCTCTAGCAAATTTCGTCGGAGGGCTTCGGCGCGGGCTTGCGCAACCACGGTGGCACTCCCGGGGGCGCCGAAGCGTGACGGGAGGTGGGCGGGACTGAACCAATTGACAGTGGTTTTGTGAGGTTGGTGACCGTTTCTAGCCGATCCGGTCATGGCAGTATTTCCGCCGTCTGAATCGACTGGCGCCGAGTGCCCGAACGCACGGGTGCACTGACTGTGCACCTGCCGTCGGCAACATCCCGACACCACCACAGCGGCCGAGCCAGAAGCCGGGTCGGGCTATCCGTAGAGGAGAAAGTCCGATGTTATTTGATAAGAAAAGGCCGCAATCGCCGCCTGATGCGTTAACTAGTTTGGCTACAATACAATTCGCCAAGCATGCCCGATTGTCTCGAGAAGCGCACCCGCTTGCACCGGCTGTTCACGAACTGTGTGCCACCCGCTTTTCCCCCAAAAACGCCGAGCAGGCTGACCATTCGAGCGCGACGGGATAGGGGTGGTTGCAATGGATTTCGGAGCACTCCCGCCAGAAATCAACTCTCTGCGCATGTATTCGGGCCCGGGATCGGAACCGATGGCAGCTGCTGTGACGGCGTGGGACGGGCTGGCCGCAGAGCTACGTGCGACCGCGGCCTCCTACGAAACGGTGATCTCGGTGCTGACCAGTGACGGCTGGCTGGGGCCGGCGTCAGAAGCGATGGAAGCGGCGATATTCCCGTACCTGACGTGGATGACGATCACCGGAATGCAGGCTGAGCAAACTGCCCGCCAGGCAGCGGCAGCGGCCGGTGCATTTGAATCCGCGTTCGCCATGACGGTTCCGCCGGCCGAGGTGGCGGCCAACCGCGCCCTATTGACGGCGCTGGTCGCCACCAATCTGATTGGCCAGAACACGCCTGCGATTGCGGCCACCGAAGCGGCATACGGCGAGATGTGGGCCCAGGATGCGGCGGCGATGTACGGCTATGCCACCAGTTCTGCGACCGCAGCTGCGCTAACACCGTTCACCGAGCCTGCGCAAACGACCAACCCGTCCGGGCAAGCCAGTCAGGCTACGGCGGTCATTCAAGCCGCGGGTACAGCAACGGGCAACCTCGCCCAGACGGAGTTGCCTGCGCTGATGTCCGCGGTGCCGGCGAGCCTGCAAGGTCTCGCGTCGCCGGCGGCGTCGCCAATTGACGCCATTCCTGGGGCCGGCCTGCTAGCCGACATTTTGAATTTCCTGGACGGCAACGACGGAAACCCCTACGGGATATTCCTGAACTCGAATCTGACCAACGGGTTCGTCTCGGCCGGATATGTCAACCCCGCCGTCGTCGGCCCCGCCGTCTGGGCGGCAATGGCCGATATCAACGCGGTGGCCCTGGGTGCAGAAGAAGGCGCCGCGGTACCGCCCATGGGCTCCGGCGAGGGGAACGCCACCTGGCTGCCCCCAGTGTCGCCGGCCAACCCGGAAAGCCTGCCGATTCTGGGCGAAGAAACTGCGGCCAGGTTAGCTGGGGGCGGGGTGTCGGCGGGCACCAACCAAGCGGCATTGGTCGGGCGAATGTCTGTTCCCCAGACGTGGATTGAGGCCACCGCGGTGGCCAACCACGCGGGCGCTGCGGCACCTGGTGGCGGCTGGACCAGCACGGCCGCGGTGCCCGAAGCGGCCGCGGTGGTGCCCGGTATGCCTGGCATGCCAGCGCCCGGCATCTACGGGCATGGCTTTGGCAACGCTCCACGATACGGTTTTCGGCCGACGATCATGGGACGGCCACCGGCCGCCGGATGATGGGGACGGAGATCACGGTGACACTGGCGATCGTTTCCGGTTCGTTCTCGACTATCCAAGCCCGCAACACATCTCGGGCGGATTGACGGGCAGGCAACAGTCTTGCTGGCGATGGATTTCGGGGCGTTGCCGCCGGAAGTCAACTCCCTGCGCATGTATTCGGGCCCAGGCTCGGCGCCAATGCTGGCTGCCATGACGGCCTGGGATGCGGTTGGTGCGGAAATGCATTTGACCGCAACGGCATACGAATCGATCGTCTCTGCGCTGCTCAGCGAGGGCTGGTTGGGGCCAGCGTCGGCGGCTATGGCGGCCTCGGTCGCCCCATACGTGACGTGGCTGCGCATCACAGGCCTGCAAGCCGAGCAGACCGCCAGTCAGGCCGCCGATGCAGCAGCGGCGTTCGAGGTCGCGTTCACCATGACGGTGCCACCGGGTGTGGTTGCCGCGAACCGAGCCCGATTGGTGGCGCTTGTGGCCACCAATTTTCTGGGCATCAACACACCCGCGATCGCGGCTACCGAGGCGGAATACGCCGAGATGTGGGCTCAGGATGCGACGGCAATGTACGCCTATGCAGCCGCCGCTGCGGAAGCGGCAACGCTGGCGTCGTTTGCCGAACCGGCGCAAGTCAGCGAGCCGTCCGGGCTGGCGGGCCAAGCCGCGGCTGTCACCCAAGCCGCCGGTCCTGCGGTAGGTAGTCTCGCGCAAAGCGAACTGCCACAACTCATGTCCGCCGTGCCGGCGAGTCTGCAAGGGTTCGCATCACCAGCGGCGTCGTCACCACTTGACGCCATTCCGGGGTCGGGACTGCTTGCCGACATCCTGAATTTCTTGGACGGCAACGATGGGAACCCCTACGGGATCTTCTTCAATTCGTCGTTGACAAACGGCTTTGTCTCAGCCGGGTATGTGGCTCCAGGACTGGTGCTCCCCGCGGCCACCGCCGCAATTGCCGACGTCAACGCACTGACTCTCGACGCCGCCCCGGGGGTCGCAGTTCCGCTCATGGGCTCCGACTCCGGCGACGCGGTGTGGACCAGGCTGACGATCCCACAGTCGGGCGTGGGCAAAGTTGCGGCCGGTGCAAACCAGGCCACGCTGGTTGGCCGACTGTCCGTTCCGCCCAGTTGGGCCGCGGCTAGCGAGGTAGCGGATCATGTCGCCACCACGCTGCCGGGCGATGCGTCGCTTGGCGCCGCTGCGCCGGAGGTCGGTGCCGCGACCCACGGCGTGCCGGGCGCGCCGGGCGCAGGACTTTACGCCCGTAACTTCGGCACCGGCCCCCGATACGGCTTCCGCCTGACGATCATGCCGCGCCCACCGGCGGGTGGTTAGCTGTGACCGACCAGCCGGCCAATGTTGGACTGGCAGCCCGGGTTTGCCCGTTAATCTGCGGTGCGGGCGGCCGATTAGACGATCACCACAACATGCCCGCGATGGGATGCCCCATACCGGGTGAGTTGGGTTGACTCACAACGCTACGGGTGCCACGATGACCCATGCATGCACCTCGCTAGGTGAGGCGTCTGCACGGATATAGGCCACTGACCTCGAACGTCGAAAGACGCCCCGGGTCAGGACAGCTCTTCCCGGCTTAAGGGTTGAGCCCAAGTGGCTTCCGGCTCCGATAGCCGGATACGCCGTGTGGTGCCAAAGCTCTGACGAGAGGGGTGCCGCGCCTGGCCGTTCTGTTGGGCGTTACTCCTGCGTGTGTCGCGTCCTGGCATCCCCGCGTGCCCCGGCCCTGAGGAGGTGAGAGCGAATTGAGTCCCGGCGATAGTTCGTATGCGAGATCGATGAGCAGTTCGTTCCGATCCGACACTCCCAGCGCTGTTTTCGGAATCTGACACCACACCGGCGATTTTCTACCACGTCTCCGCCACTCGCGGGCGTGTAGGTACCGCACGTGCCAAAACAGCGACATCAGTGGCGGTCGAGTCCTACGTCAGGAGAATTCCCATGCCATTTGCGATCACGGATCCAGAAACAATCGGTAGGCCTGCGACTCGCTTGCGTTGGACCTCGACGTTGGTGGCCACGCCCGACAAAGCCAACGAAGTAGCTAACGAGGTATCAGCCTCGACAGCAACACAATTCAGGGCTCAACGCGGTGTGCACCCCGGCGAAGACGGCTTGGAACTCGGTTGTGGCGACATCAGGTGCGAAGACGGTTTCGCACCTGCGGTCACCGAGGCCGCCGGCGCTAGCTCAGCCAGCTAGAGAAAGAGACAACCATGACCGCCGCTATGGATTTCGCATCGATGCCGCCCGAAATCAATTCGGCGCGTATGTATTCGGGACCTGGCTCAGACCCCATGCTGGCAGCCGCATCAGCCTGGAAAGGGTTGGCTGCCGAATTACGTGTCACCGCAATGTCATATGGTTCGGTGCTCGCAGCGTTGACGGGCGAAGAATGGTACGGCCCCGCATCAGCATCCATGGCAGCTGCGGCCACACCTTACGTGGCCTGGATGAGCACCACGGCGGTGCAGGCCGAGCAGACAGGCGTACAAGCAGAGGCCGCCGCGGCGGCCTACGAAGTCGCCTTCGCCGCGACGGTGCCCCCGGCAGCAATCGCGGCCAATCGCGCTCAACTGCTGACACTGATCGCGACCAACGTCCTGGGGCAAAACTCGCCGGCGATCGCAGCTACCGAGGCGCTGTACGCCGAAATGTGGGCCCAAGATGCGATGGCCATGTATGCCTACGCCGGCTCCTGCGCGGTCGCCACCCGGTTGAGCGAGTTTGTCCAGCCGATGCAGGCCAACAATCCTTCCCGGCTGGTTGCGCAAGCAGCAGCGGTCACCCAAGCCAGCGGTCAGGCGGCCGGTACTCAACAATCGACGCTGGCTCAGTTGATTTCGGCGGTGCCCAGCATATTGGCGGGACTCGCGTCGTCGAACTCGTCCTCTTCGGGACCAGTGGGGCTGCTCAGCAGCCTGCTGGCGGGGGACGGAACTTCCTGGCTGGAAAAGTTGTGGGAGGAATTTGGGCCCAACGCCAACATCTGGAACACCCTTGCTTCAACTGGGTTTCTGCTGCCGAGCAACATGGTCACTCCATTCCTCGGCATGTTGGGCGGCGCGGCGGTCGCGGATGCGGCTGACGATGCGGTAGTCGCCGGCACCGGTGGGCTGGGCGGCGCGCTCACGCATCCGCTTGCGTCCACGGGCGGAATGGGGGGTGGTCTGGCCGCGGCAGCGGGAAACGCGGCCGCAGTCGGCAAGCTGTCGGTGCCACCCAGCTGGATCGCGGGCGCGCCGTTGCCCAACCCCCTGGGCTCAGCGTTGGGCGGCACACCGATGGTCGCACCACCGCCGGCCGGCGCCGCCGGATTGCCGGGAGTGCCGTTCGCCAGTATGACCGGGCAACCCTTTGGACGTGCCGTGCCCCAGTACGGCTTTCGTCCCAGCTTCGTCGCACGACCACCCGCGGCGGGATAGCACCGGGACGCCGCCGGCAGTGCCGTGTTCTGCCAACTGCGCCGCTGCGGACCGGTGTGCGAAAGGTTTGCTTGCAGGCACTCCACCAGTCGATCCGCCTTACCGGCACGTCGCTCCGATACCGCTGCCTAGCTGGTTTCCAGCAAGCTTTCAGGAATCAGTAAGTCG belongs to Mycobacterium basiliense and includes:
- a CDS encoding PPE family protein; the protein is MDFGALPPEINSLRMYSGPGSEPMAAAVTAWDGLAAELRATAASYETVISVLTSDGWLGPASEAMEAAIFPYLTWMTITGMQAEQTARQAAAAAGAFESAFAMTVPPAEVAANRALLTALVATNLIGQNTPAIAATEAAYGEMWAQDAAAMYGYATSSATAAALTPFTEPAQTTNPSGQASQATAVIQAAGTATGNLAQTELPALMSAVPASLQGLASPAASPIDAIPGAGLLADILNFLDGNDGNPYGIFLNSNLTNGFVSAGYVNPAVVGPAVWAAMADINAVALGAEEGAAVPPMGSGEGNATWLPPVSPANPESLPILGEETAARLAGGGVSAGTNQAALVGRMSVPQTWIEATAVANHAGAAAPGGGWTSTAAVPEAAAVVPGMPGMPAPGIYGHGFGNAPRYGFRPTIMGRPPAAG
- a CDS encoding PPE family protein; amino-acid sequence: MDFGALPPEVNSLRMYSGPGSAPMLAAMTAWDAVGAEMHLTATAYESIVSALLSEGWLGPASAAMAASVAPYVTWLRITGLQAEQTASQAADAAAAFEVAFTMTVPPGVVAANRARLVALVATNFLGINTPAIAATEAEYAEMWAQDATAMYAYAAAAAEAATLASFAEPAQVSEPSGLAGQAAAVTQAAGPAVGSLAQSELPQLMSAVPASLQGFASPAASSPLDAIPGSGLLADILNFLDGNDGNPYGIFFNSSLTNGFVSAGYVAPGLVLPAATAAIADVNALTLDAAPGVAVPLMGSDSGDAVWTRLTIPQSGVGKVAAGANQATLVGRLSVPPSWAAASEVADHVATTLPGDASLGAAAPEVGAATHGVPGAPGAGLYARNFGTGPRYGFRLTIMPRPPAGG
- a CDS encoding PPE family protein, producing MTAAMDFASMPPEINSARMYSGPGSDPMLAAASAWKGLAAELRVTAMSYGSVLAALTGEEWYGPASASMAAAATPYVAWMSTTAVQAEQTGVQAEAAAAAYEVAFAATVPPAAIAANRAQLLTLIATNVLGQNSPAIAATEALYAEMWAQDAMAMYAYAGSCAVATRLSEFVQPMQANNPSRLVAQAAAVTQASGQAAGTQQSTLAQLISAVPSILAGLASSNSSSSGPVGLLSSLLAGDGTSWLEKLWEEFGPNANIWNTLASTGFLLPSNMVTPFLGMLGGAAVADAADDAVVAGTGGLGGALTHPLASTGGMGGGLAAAAGNAAAVGKLSVPPSWIAGAPLPNPLGSALGGTPMVAPPPAGAAGLPGVPFASMTGQPFGRAVPQYGFRPSFVARPPAAG